A DNA window from Trichomycterus rosablanca isolate fTriRos1 chromosome 9, fTriRos1.hap1, whole genome shotgun sequence contains the following coding sequences:
- the gtf2h5 gene encoding general transcription factor IIH subunit 5: MVNVLKGVLVECDPAMKQFLLYLDDTSALGKKFIIQDLDDTHVFILAEVVQILQEKVGDLMDQNSFPITQK; the protein is encoded by the exons ATGGTGAACGTGTTAAAAGGAGTTCTTGTGGAATG TGACCCTGCCATGAAGCAGTTCCTGTTGTATCTGGATGATACCTCGGCGCTGGGAAAGAAGTTCATCATTCAGGACTTGGACGATACGCACGTTTTTATTTTGGCTGAAGTTGTACAGATACTGCAGGAGAAAGTGGGAGACCTCATGGACCAGAACTCTTTTCCTATCACTCAGAAATGA